TGTATAAAACTATACGGTCTCCATGTTTATCTCCACGCAGTTTACTTCCGGTGACAGACACTATTTTTGATTCCGGTCCAGGCAGGCGTGCGGGAGATGCCCTGAAAATTTTTGACAGCCTTGGATTCTGTGAAGCAGCGTCTCTTTCCTCTGTTCATTATCACGGACAGCAACGGCAGGCAGGGTCACTTTACATCTGCAGGCTTATACCAATGGTTAAATGTACCTATCAAATATCAATGGATATAAAAACGGATGATGCCCGCAGTTTTATCGAACTTAACAGCCCGGGTTCAAAACTGGTAATTAAGGAAGTAAATAACAGGGTTTTATTAATAAGTTATTTCGAAAGTTCTTCAGGCGACATCAGGTCCGAGACCATAACTCTGGGGAACTCCTCTGAGAAACTGGACTTCGAAATTGCGTTTGACGGGTGCAGCAAAACAAACACAATATCTACCAGAGATGGCAAATCCATTGTGACCCCCTTTTATAATTTCGAGAGGCAAAGGCTTCCTTATGTGGATTTCTCAAACGGGTATCTGAAATTCACATCCTTTATCACCGGAAAAGGAAGGTACATGGACATCAGCATCTACAATCTAAACCAGATAGCAGACCGAAAATTAGTAACCTCTGTCGGAGACTCCAGGCTGATTCCTTTCGGAATTGACGGTCCTCATGTAAGGAATACAACAGAGCAGGGAATACGTTATCTTAACAGCAAAAATAACAGAGGCACGATCTGGTTTGATATAGATCTCCTTGAGCAGTGCAGCGAGTCAGACATTGAGTACCTGCGAAGTCTGGTTTTTGATAATTCCTGGGATACCGGGGTACATTATTCTAAAGAATTGAACGCCTTCCCGCCTGAAGAGGCTTATAAGATTATGGACGAGGGCTATTCATATGTTTATGAGAAAATCGGGCAAAAACCTACAGGCTGGTGCTCGATGAGAAACAAGGATAATATTAAGCATGCCATTTATGCCTATGAAAACCTGGGGATGTTCTGGAGAAACGGAGACTCTGGAGTTCATGCGGAAAAAAACGTTGGAAACCTGGATGACAACACATGGGAGTGGTGGGAATCTGCTTCAAAAGCGGGTATGGCGTACCCTTCTTTTACTCATGAACTTGACCTTGATCCGGCTATAAAATATTCGATAAGCCGCTCGAAATTCCTCAACTGGGTCGATACTTACAATTCAAATGGTGCCTCAATAGTCTCTTTTTATGAGTACGGTCAGATAAGCCGTAACACCCATGAAGCCCGATTTGATATCCTTCAGCATACTGACAACTCTGTCATTTTCATCGCACACACAAACGGCTGCGACGCCCTGGCAAATGTAAATATAATGGCTGAAAAAGGCACAGGGGTCTACGATAATACCTCAGAAAAATCCCTTGACTACAGGGTAGATCAGGACAAATCGGTTACTTTCAGGGTTGAAAACAAACATACCTACAGCGTATATCTGCATAGTGCTGAATAAGGCGTAACCTGAATATCAACTAAACTTGGTATATGACTCTCCTTCTTTTATAAACTGAAATCGTATTATTGAGCGGAGGAATAAAATGCCATTCATGGATGAAATACTGCCTGAAACTGCTGAAGCATTCGGAAAACTGAGAAGTTCTATCTTTGAAGGTGGAGAACTTGACCGCAAAACCAAGGAACTTATAGCCGTTGCCTCCTCAGTCCTGATGCGTTGCCAGTACTGTGTTGATGTTCATTCTCAAAGAGCTGTTGCTAATGGAGCAAGCAAAAAAGAAGTTGCAGAAGCCATTGCTGTTGCCATGTTTATAGCCGGAGGCTCTCAGCTTAACTGGGCGAATAACTACGGCGAAAACGTTTATGATATCATCTTTAAGGAGAAAAAACCCCTGGAGTCCGGAAAAGAGAAATCGGATGAAGAGAAAGGCTGCTGCTGCGGTAAATAAATAACGGGCTAAGGCTTTGAGTTCGTTTTATCAATTGATTTTCAATCTGTTCTATTTTTTGCTTTTTTCCCATGTCTAATCTCATCAGAACTTGAACTTCTCCCTGCTCCTTTCCATAATTTTCACAAGGGAAAGCATAACAGGCACTTCCACAAGCACTCCCACAACTGTCGCGAGAGCTGCCCCTGATTCCATTCCAAATAGAATTAAAGCTACTGCTACCGCCAGTTCAAAGAAATTGCTGGCACCGATAAAGGTCGAGGGTGCAGCTTCCATATAAGGGATTTTAAGGTATTTCGCTCCTGCATAACCTATCCAGAAGATCAGGTAAGTTTGCAGAACAAGGGGGATCGCAATCAGGAGGATATGCAGAGGGTAATTAATGATGTTGCTTCCCTGGAATATAAAAATCAGGACAAGAGTTATCAAAAGCCCGGCAGGAGTGATCCATTGTGTTTTTCGTATAAGTTTATTTTCAAACCAGGAAATGCCTTTTTTCTTTATCATTACCTGCCTTGTCAGCACAGCAAGACCGAGAGGAATTGCCACATAAAACAGGACCGAGACAAAGATTGTCATTAGAGGAACAGGGAAGTCAGTTGTGACTCCGAGCAGGAATTTTCCCAGCGGGGCGAAAAGGACCAGGATTATAAGGTCATTTACTGAGACCTGAATTAAAGCATAGTTAATATTTGCTCTTGCAAGGTAGGTCCAGACAAGTACCATCGCCGTACAGGGGGCAAGCCCCAGAAGAATCATGCCTGCAATGTACTGTGCCTGAAGGTCAGCAGGGATCAGGGCTTCAAAAAGAACGCTCATAAAAAACCACGCAACAAAAGCCATTGTAAAGGGCTTTATCAACCAGTTTACGACAAGGGTCAGGACGAGGGGTTTCAGGTTCGCTTCGACATTCAAAATCTCTTCAAAATTAATTTTAAGCATTATAGGATACATCATGATCAGGAGTACTACAGCTACGGGGATCGAAACTTCTGCAATTTCAATTCCACCAAGGGCGCGCGCAAATCCTGGAAAAGCATATCCCAGTGCGGTTCCGAGTATGATGCAGACCGCAACCCAGATAGATAGGTATTTACTGAAAAAGTCGAGCTCCCTTTCTTCAGTTCCCTCAGGCATACTCTTCTCCTTCGTCCCACTCTTCTCCATCAAATTCTTTGCTCGCAGGGATAATTAATACGGGTTTTATGGTTTTTCGGAGAACGCTTTCTGCCGTGCTCCCGAGTATCAGGTCTATCAAATCCCCTTTCCCACGGGAAGTCAGCATAATCATAGTGGCCTCTTCTATGTTTGCAAATTTGACAATTTCGTCGGATGGGATGCCCTCAACAACAAGGTACTGGCTCTTTATGCCAGTAAGCTGCTCTTTTATTC
This window of the Methanosarcina mazei S-6 genome carries:
- a CDS encoding carboxymuconolactone decarboxylase family protein: MPFMDEILPETAEAFGKLRSSIFEGGELDRKTKELIAVASSVLMRCQYCVDVHSQRAVANGASKKEVAEAIAVAMFIAGGSQLNWANNYGENVYDIIFKEKKPLESGKEKSDEEKGCCCGK
- the arsB gene encoding ACR3 family arsenite efflux transporter, which gives rise to MPEGTEERELDFFSKYLSIWVAVCIILGTALGYAFPGFARALGGIEIAEVSIPVAVVLLIMMYPIMLKINFEEILNVEANLKPLVLTLVVNWLIKPFTMAFVAWFFMSVLFEALIPADLQAQYIAGMILLGLAPCTAMVLVWTYLARANINYALIQVSVNDLIILVLFAPLGKFLLGVTTDFPVPLMTIFVSVLFYVAIPLGLAVLTRQVMIKKKGISWFENKLIRKTQWITPAGLLITLVLIFIFQGSNIINYPLHILLIAIPLVLQTYLIFWIGYAGAKYLKIPYMEAAPSTFIGASNFFELAVAVALILFGMESGAALATVVGVLVEVPVMLSLVKIMERSREKFKF